The sequence below is a genomic window from Sceloporus undulatus isolate JIND9_A2432 ecotype Alabama chromosome 5, SceUnd_v1.1, whole genome shotgun sequence.
GGTAAAAGAAAGAAACCTACAACTGGACTAGTGCTGATGAGTCCCTCACCAAAACATGACCATTGGGTAGAGTATCTGCCCCCAATGGTAGAGTAGAGGCTGAAGACTGGGACAGTTTTTTCTTGCTGTTCCAAGATACGTTCATGTCTTCCAAGCTAAACTCCTGCCTATGTGGTGCAAGATGCTCTTCTGTAACAAGTATTGAGATAAAATTCAGTTGTTAGCCAAGGTGGACTGCACATGTCAAATGTGTATGTATTGTATGTGGGTTGTAGGAGGGTGCATCAGAGCACAGAGGGAATTTTGGATACAACacaactttgaaaagttacttttctaagcATAACAGTACATTACAATATACTGCATGAAAGTGGAAATCTGAAAAAATTCTTTTTGTCtagtggactttttaaaaaatcctaattCAAGTTACTGGGCCATAATTCTGCGTTTAAAAGGCAACATTTGTATTCCTATTATATTCAAGCATGGGGCCAATGCTGCTTTGTTAGCAAATTATCTCTCAGTCCCTAGTGACCACTGGCAGTAGCTTTAGCAAGAGCAACTCAATGCTAATGATGGTGAGCACTGCAGGTGCTCTGCCACACAACAAAGCATGCCACATGTTGGTGGATCAGACAATTAAAGTGAAAGAAATCTATGCATGTTTGTAGGTGGTTTATACATTTATTTGAGCAAACATTAATATTTCACAGTTTGGCTTCCCTGGAAGATTGTCAGGACATCTAAGTTTGAGTATAGTCTAACTGAAAAAGCTCAACTTTTTTCTGGTCCATCTCTGAGCAACATCAGGGTTCTAGCATTAATCTCTATGCCTTGCATGAATTCATCCCCCAGCACCAAATGTAACCTGCACTACTGCATTAGGAAGCCTTCTGAGACCAACTGATGCCTTCTTCCAAGTGCTCATTTGTATCAAGGAAAGTCATTGTCAATTTTGTAGTTTGTGTTGTCCCTGTCTGTACTGGTAGCTGGGGAGGGCTATAGCCTTGTTTTCTGTGCGTTGATATTTTGATGCTTTAATCCTTTTATTTGCACATCATGTTgaaagaagcagagagagagagagagagatgctctaCAAGCATGTATAGATTTCTTTGTTTctacaaacaaagcaaaaagcaaataccggttgagtctcccttatctgaaatgcttcagtgttttggattttgaatttgtttggaatttggaatatttgcatattcataatgCGATATcatggagataggacccaagtctaaacatgaaattcttttatgtttcgtatacaccttatacacataataataataataataataataataataataataataataaaaataaatttatattttcacGCCTCTCCCgaatggattgaggtgggattacaacccataaaatacatacaagaacatatcaataaaatacaattaaaataattacattaaagcatagccttaaggtaattttatacacaatattttaaaataattttgtgtatgaaacaaaattttaaataattttgtgtatgaaagcaaaggtgtcactatcccacaattctgaattttaaatttttgaatatttcagattttggatttctggataagggaggctgAACCTGTAAATCAGTAGCATAAGTTGCCTAGATTTAATCAGTTACCAATAGTGAGACATCTTTTATCTTTGTTCCAGATTTTGGCTAATGGAATCTGTCGCTCAGACGACCATGTACTGACTGGCTCAGTGAAAGTGAACTTCCCCATTATTCTCGGTCATGAAGCAGTTGGTGTTGTGGAAAGTGTCGGAGAAGGAGTTACTAGTGTAAAACCAGGTATGTCCAAGAACACAAAGTACACTCAGAGATACTAAATTGGTCTGTCATGACAAAATGAAGCTGATCAACCAATAGAAGGGGGATGACTTAACCATgtaacacaattatagcactatgattctactttaccaaccatggttccatcctatggaatcctggatttgttgTGTGGggaaggatatttagaattcttagccagagaactcACATGCCTCAGCAGACTCCAAATTGCAAGATTACACAGGATGttaccatgacagctaaagtggaatcattgtacTATAATTTCATAGAGTGGTGTGGGGGTAGAGTGGACTATATGCCTGTCTCTATGCTGTTTTTCATAAATTATAGAATTTGGGATTGGTTGTCGGAAAGTTTTGGATAATGTCTGTGGTTTGTTTAATTGATTAAGAGTCAACAGTAGTATCAAGAGTCAACAGAGTCACTTAATGCAAACCCATAAATTATGAAGTCATCAATAAACTAGATTTCTATATTCAGCACTCACCACTTCATAGCTTGCTTTATGACAGGCTGCAAGAGTTTGTGAAGTTGTTCCTCCGTAAAATCCCTACTGAACAAAGGTAGGCGAACAATTGCTGGCAGAGCAAAGTCAAAGCCACTAAGGCATGGACTTGCTTTTCCTAGCAGTGAGGAAAATGTGGCCTATGGAACCCATAACTTACAAAAGTGCGAAAATATACCAAAAATGTCATCCTCTTTCCCAAGGCCAGAATTCTCAACCATTATTAAGAAGTCTACTTTACCATGACATGCGTGCATACACCAATCAATATTGCTTGAAATGTATCTACTTGCAAGGCAAACATGGACATGTAAGAATTCCAAGGCAGTACATGTTTTtgtcacattttccccattttaatattttttttaaattctggatTTAAGTTTCTGCCTAAATACACAAAAGGTGCCAGATTCCATTAATTTTGATCAAGAAAATTTAACTAAGGGTTATTCTTATCATGTTTTGGTGAACTGGTTATGTGACTATCATCCCTCACCCACTGctaatatttctttctttattgatcCACTCAGGATCCTATAAGATAATACACTGAAAATTCACAATTGGAGATCTgacttgttttcatttctttataaAAGCAGCTCCATTGCGAGACTGGATGCAGACCATTGAGAATGTCATTGATTTAACTCTTTTCCCAGCACTTATGTTATTTAAATGGGAATGGaaggaaagggtttttaaaaaagtgtccccAACATTGTGCTACTCTTTGGCTTCCCTATGGTTGCTGtcagaagaaattaaaagaggTTGGAGATCCCGTCTTTACCATCTCATCATGCCATGTATATGGACATATTTAATGGACATGCTATTAACTCATGGCTTACAGAAGTGTAGAAGATCCAGCAAAAGCCCACCCAAATGACGAAGGGGTTGAAGCAATTCCATTAACAGGgttagaaaagaaaaggaaggaaggaaagagattaTAGTGTTCCTACAAGGACCATTATCTCCctcacctccctcccccccacatcATCATAATCAATCTCACTACCACCCACTAGAGGACAAATGAATTGTGGTTGTTATTCACACCGTTTATATAACTGATCTACTAAAATCACTACCACAAGAAGATAGCTTTAAAGGGAAATTTAGCAATTTAATGAAGTATTTGTCTAACACACTGACTGCTAGTCATTATGGCTATATATCACCTCCAGAATCAGCACAATATGCCACTGGATACCAGTTGCTGGGGAAGACAGGTAGAAGGGTGTTATTGCCCTATTGCCCAGCCTGTGGGCTTTCCACGGGCACCTGGTTGGTCAGGATTGGTGTTTTGTTTCAATCAGCATATCTATGTTTAGATTGCTCTGTTCTGTGTTTTCACTGTGGTCATTTCTGCTATGGCTGATTCCATCACAAAAGAAAGGAACAACTACTGTATGTGATCAACTTTAAGTGGTTAATATGAGGGTATGTTTCACCTGGATGTTCTCATTACTGGAGAAATCTTGACATTTTAGTTGTGCTGACTCTATTAGCCTATCTCAAACCTTCAGACAAAGCTGGCAATAATCTTTTTGTAATTCCTAGGAGATAAAGTCATTCCACACTTTCTTCCTCAGTGTGGAGAATGCAAAGCTTGCATCCATCCCAGAGGCAACCTGTGCAAAAAGAATGAGTAAGTTTCTATTATTACGGTATTCATAACAGAAGGTATTAGTACTAGTGCTAATGTTATAATCTTATTTGTTCTTGGTGAAACACTGTAACCTATTGACCGATTTCCCCTTTacatattttaaagcattgtcaaatgTACTGGACTGATGGCTGATGGCACCACCAGGTTCTCCTACCAAGGAAAGCAGATTCACAATTGTGGTAGCACCAGCACTTTCTCTGAATACACTGTAGTACATGAGGATTCAGTGGCCAAAATTGATGCTGCAGCTCCTCCCGAAAAAGTGTGTTTGATTTCCTGTGGATTTTCTACTGGGTACGGTGCTGTTGTAAATTCTGCTAAGGTAAGCATCAGAACAGAGTGGATACTGtgagatcctccagatgttgttatcaCAACAACTAACTATTCACCAAAATTcactaaaattaaaagcaaaagttCAAGTAAGACCAGCATCACCTGCTGAAATCTAATTGCTACTATTGTCCATAGCAGATCTATTTAATCAATGAGATTTGCATAGGTTTTGACTTGTAATTCAATAACAGATTCAACTGGTAtcctctagttaggactaacaattggattcaggccGCTGTATTTGGTGGTTGCATTTGCACATCAGAGTAATCAATGGATTGTGTTAACCATACACAAATTACAAACCATgccttgccttttctttctgtGAGTTGTTTCTCTCCTCTGCTTTTTGTCAGCTTACATTTCTTGGTGCAAACCTAGGGACATAAACCAAGGCCAAATCATGAATGTAGGTAATAACAAACCATGATTTAAATAAACAAGAATTTGTAAGCCAGAAAACAACCCATGGGTTTAATAGAGGGTCAGCAAAAGTGCAGCCATCTTGATACTGTTGAACTACATATCCCAGCATTTTTCACATTGGCTATTCAAGGCTATCACTTGTACTGTCCAATATTTTCTCAGGATTGTTTAATTTTAGTTCCATAGTGGAGAGTTtatagtgtgtatgtgttttgcattttttaatgtACTGTCTAGTGCTATTATTAACCGCTTGCCATGATTCTTTCTTGGTTGGTTagcatgtttatttatatcttgcctctcaTTCAGAAGAATTCTTGGCATTCAAGAAATGACATAAAAACATTAGTacaaaattgtattgtttttatactgATGTAGGTGGAACCAGGTTCTACATGTGCTGTTTTTGGACTGGGAGGAGTCGGCCTCTCAGTGATCATGGGCTGTAAAGTGGTTGGAGCTTCCAGAATCATCGGTATTGATATCAACAAGGATAAATTTCCTCTTGCTAAAGAGCTGGGAGCCACTGAGTGTGTCAATCCTCTAGATTTCAAAAAGCCCATCAATGAAGTGCTATTTGACATGACTGATGGTGAAGGTGTAGATTATTCATTTGAAGTGATTGGACGCCCAGAAACCATGGTATGTGAGCAAAGCTGGCATGATACCACAGACCTGAAATGAAAGGGAGAATGCTGCATGGGAAGACCATTCTGCTGATAATTAAAGTGTGGGTGAATGACGTTTCCATCAGGTCTAAAGAAGTCAGGTCCGGAGAGGTTacttagatgtttatcacactatgctcttaaagaggtactattccagtgtgactcctctagcagcctcctgttgcatgctgggattggcagttttaaggagctgaacttctctgcctgagaattctaaatacccctccttaaaactgccaatcccagcatgcaacaggaggctgctagaggagtcacactggaatagtacctctttaagagcatagtgtgataaacatcttagttAAGCACAATCAGCTAACAAAGcaatcttgcaacacctttgagacaaactgtgtgaaagaagatgtagtataagcttttgtagacttgatctacatctgaagaagtagaccaagtctatgaaaccttatgTAGAGCCTGCATggcatagtaatttgagtgttggacaacaactctggagaccacaattTGATTCCCAGCATGGCTGTAAAgtccactggatggccttgggcatgtcatatgctctcagtctcGGTGGAAGGCAATttcaaacctcctctaaacaaatcttgccaagaaacccccatgacaggttcgccttaggtttgccacatgttggaaatgacttgaagacacagaacaacaatggAAGCTTATGTTACAATTTCTTTTCCACAAATTGTCtaaatggtgctacaagatccctttgcatattgctattccagagtaacatggctatttctctgCATTCTATACTccgatacaggattccagcccagaTCTAATCATTACTTATCATAAAGAAGGAATGTTTCCTGTCTTTTTCTTGTACCTACAGCAACCACAGCCCATTCTACCTTGCCTCACAGGATTCTCCAGGCTTAGGCAGAGATTCCGAGGATAGGAGGAGGATGGGACACTTTCTCCCCATTAATATCCTTAATTTTACTTACTCCAGGATCACAGCCATTGGCACTCTAAAAGTTTTTGATTGCTCTGACAACATCCCATGCATAGCCTGTCCTAGATTGTTCCACAGTCTCCCAAAATTACAGGAATATATGGGGCTGTGGGAGGAAAGTTGCAAGAAGATAAAGGGATCAgatactttcttccttgaataccttcaaattagattatttcagGATCCAAGCCATTTTCATCATGAGGATTTGGATGgtgacttttttaaaattgctgtttCTATATTTCCTGTACAGTTAAATTCATTAAAGGTCTGATTCTTCAGAGGGTATCATGTGGGCACGGCAGATATTCTCCCTGGTTTGATTTGACTGTGTATTGTCTTTAGAGCGCTGCTTTGGCTTCCTGCAACATGAACTATGGAACAAGCGTGATTGTGGGAGTGCCTCCTACAACAGCCGAGATTACTTTCTCCCCATCACTTCTCTTCACAGGCCGCACTTGGAAAGGAACTGTATTTGGAGGTACGCAATAACTGCATGCTAAAAGCTGCTGCTATTGTTCCTTTTTTATGTGGTCAACACATTATTATAATATGTAACATAATACATATGACAGAAAATAAGTGAGGAACATCATCAGCACTTTATCTTGCATTGGCATAATACAATAATCTCAGCAGTCCTGCAGACACTTAAGCTTGAGCAATTGCATCTctctggatgttgctggactacaaagcccatcagCTTTAGCCAGCCAATGTAATACTGCACAACTTTAGTTCAAGTGAAAACTTTGTGAGAGTGGCAGGCTTTTAATAAAAGTCTTTCATAGCACTGTAATCTGCTTGCAGTATCTTAACCACATATTGTCTTTTTTGTAGGCTGGAAAAGCAAAGACTCTCTCCCTAGACTGGTTTCAGATTTCATGGAGAAAAAATTTTCTCTGGATCTATTAATTACTCATACAATGCCCTTTGACAAGATCAACGAAGGGTTTGAACTGCTCCGGGCAGGGAAAAGGTAAATGTTTCCTCTCTTTTAACACCCATTCTTTGCCCAGTTAAAAGTGACTAAATGCAATCCAAAAGGCAACAGTGGACTAGATGTGTATCTATACCACAGCTATAAAACTGATTTGACTGTGAAAAGCTCAGCTCAAAGGACTTCCTCAGCACAGGAACAGGGAAGCACATAAGCCTATTCTGCTTCTTCTCATAGAAAGGGACATTTCTGAAGAAGAAAGATTCCTGTTTCCTTGAAGGCTTTCCATGCAAGTGAGATCCCTGATTTGACTGAGGGATGGGATGTAAATATGATTTtgctttccactttcttttcaaagCTAGTAGATCTACATAACAA
It includes:
- the LOC121932242 gene encoding alcohol dehydrogenase 1B-like, whose protein sequence is MSTAGKVIKCKAAVIWEPKKPFSIVEIEVAPPKAHEVRIKILANGICRSDDHVLTGSVKVNFPIILGHEAVGVVESVGEGVTSVKPGDKVIPHFLPQCGECKACIHPRGNLCKKNDIVKCTGLMADGTTRFSYQGKQIHNCGSTSTFSEYTVVHEDSVAKIDAAAPPEKVCLISCGFSTGYGAVVNSAKVEPGSTCAVFGLGGVGLSVIMGCKVVGASRIIGIDINKDKFPLAKELGATECVNPLDFKKPINEVLFDMTDGEGVDYSFEVIGRPETMSAALASCNMNYGTSVIVGVPPTTAEITFSPSLLFTGRTWKGTVFGGWKSKDSLPRLVSDFMEKKFSLDLLITHTMPFDKINEGFELLRAGKSIRGVLVF